A single genomic interval of Bradyrhizobium japonicum USDA 6 harbors:
- a CDS encoding FAD-dependent oxidoreductase: MRTQVLVVGAGPVGLTAAMDLASRGIDVVVAEIRHAGDPPSVKCNHVSARSMEIFRRLGVAAKLRDAGLPADFPNDCSYRTTATGIELCRIDIPSRARRYSATGGPDTWWPTPEPPHRINQVYLEPILFGHAAAQPRIIILARTEITDIEQDDDRVVALGRDLDSGNALRIEADFVVGCDGSRSLVRKSMGASLSGTPVIQRVQSTFIEAPQLRELMGAHKPAWMVLSLNPRRSGTTVAIDGHDRWLIHNHLRPDEPEFDSVDRDWSIRAILGVDARFEYKILSKEDWVGRRLVADRFRDRRVFICGDAAHLWMPYAGYGMNAGIADAVDLCWQLAAHLNGWAPASILDAYEAERQPITDQVSRFAMDHAMKMMAQRGGVSAEIEDDTPRGHAARASLARAAYDLNVQQYCCAGLNFGYYYDASPIIAYDGETPPAYAMGSFTPSTVPGARAPHVFLRDGRSLYDAFGAGYTLLRLDPAIDVARLLAAAEQRGMPLALVDIAPDEANGAYAEKLVLARPDQHIAWRGHAAPEDPQGLLARITGAAA; this comes from the coding sequence ATGAGGACACAGGTGCTGGTCGTGGGCGCCGGGCCCGTGGGACTGACCGCGGCCATGGATCTGGCCTCGCGCGGGATCGACGTCGTTGTCGCGGAGATCCGCCACGCCGGCGATCCGCCCAGCGTCAAATGCAATCACGTCTCGGCGCGCTCGATGGAGATCTTCCGCAGGCTCGGCGTCGCCGCAAAGCTGCGCGACGCGGGCCTGCCCGCCGACTTCCCGAACGATTGCTCCTACCGGACCACGGCGACCGGCATCGAACTGTGTCGTATCGACATTCCCTCACGCGCGCGCCGCTACAGCGCCACCGGCGGCCCCGACACCTGGTGGCCGACGCCCGAGCCGCCGCACCGAATCAACCAGGTCTATCTCGAGCCGATCCTGTTCGGCCACGCTGCCGCTCAGCCGCGCATCATCATTTTGGCGCGCACGGAAATCACCGATATCGAGCAGGACGACGATCGTGTGGTCGCGCTCGGTCGCGATCTCGACAGTGGGAACGCGCTCCGCATCGAAGCCGACTTCGTGGTCGGCTGCGATGGCAGTCGTTCGCTCGTCCGCAAATCGATGGGCGCAAGCCTGTCCGGCACGCCGGTGATTCAGCGTGTGCAATCGACCTTCATCGAAGCGCCGCAACTGAGGGAGTTGATGGGCGCGCACAAGCCGGCCTGGATGGTGCTCTCGCTCAACCCGCGCCGTTCCGGCACCACCGTTGCCATCGACGGCCACGACCGCTGGCTGATCCATAATCATCTGAGGCCCGACGAGCCCGAGTTCGACTCGGTCGATCGCGACTGGTCGATCCGCGCCATCCTCGGCGTCGACGCGCGGTTCGAGTACAAGATCCTCAGCAAGGAGGACTGGGTCGGGCGCCGGCTGGTGGCCGATCGCTTCCGCGACCGTAGGGTCTTCATCTGTGGCGACGCCGCGCATCTGTGGATGCCCTATGCGGGCTACGGCATGAATGCGGGCATTGCCGATGCCGTCGATCTCTGCTGGCAATTGGCGGCGCATCTGAACGGCTGGGCACCGGCTTCGATCCTCGATGCTTATGAGGCGGAGCGTCAGCCCATCACCGACCAGGTGTCGCGCTTTGCCATGGATCATGCGATGAAGATGATGGCGCAGCGCGGCGGCGTGTCCGCGGAGATCGAGGACGACACGCCGCGCGGCCATGCGGCGCGCGCTTCGCTTGCGAGAGCGGCCTACGATCTCAACGTGCAACAATATTGCTGCGCGGGCCTCAACTTCGGCTACTACTACGATGCCTCGCCTATCATTGCCTATGACGGCGAAACCCCGCCGGCCTACGCGATGGGAAGCTTTACGCCCTCCACCGTGCCGGGCGCCCGCGCGCCGCATGTGTTTCTCCGCGACGGACGATCACTCTACGATGCTTTCGGAGCGGGCTACACGCTGCTTCGGCTCGACCCGGCGATCGATGTGGCGCGGCTGCTCGCTGCCGCAGAACAGCGCGGCATGCCGCTCGCGCTGGTCGACATCGCGCCGGATGAGGCGAACGGGGCCTATGCCGAGAAGCTCGTGCTGGCGCGGCCCGACCAGCACATCGCCTGGCGCGGGCACGCCGCGCCCGAAGATCCGCAAGGCCTGCTTGCGCGCATCACTGGTGCTGCGGCGTGA
- a CDS encoding LysR family transcriptional regulator has product MNVTLRQLRAFTGVYRTRSITRAARELGITQSAASLLIQQLEVQLGVKLFDRSTRSVQPTLAADEAFHAAERMLSDALGLSRRMHDLAQARVGRVAFVASAGAASALLPQVLAKFRAGHPEIDIDMRDVAADDLVPRLIATDAEFAIGSVEGEFAEMTIETLTRGRLSAIGRRTADFAARRALTWDELAQLPTIAMRRETRIRMQIDQALGAQGKRLSPTYEVTLINTALAMTAQGLGLAILPATMLPADQFPTLIARPLIRPAITRPVSLLQRQGRTLSPAAQAFVATARMVLAGP; this is encoded by the coding sequence ATGAATGTCACCTTGCGACAATTGCGGGCCTTCACTGGCGTGTATCGCACGCGCAGCATCACGCGGGCCGCCCGCGAGCTGGGCATCACGCAATCGGCCGCGAGCCTCCTGATCCAGCAGCTCGAAGTGCAGCTCGGCGTCAAACTGTTCGACCGCTCCACGCGTTCGGTGCAGCCGACGCTGGCCGCCGACGAGGCGTTTCACGCCGCCGAACGCATGTTGAGCGATGCGCTGGGCCTGTCACGGCGCATGCATGACCTCGCGCAGGCGCGCGTCGGCCGCGTCGCGTTCGTCGCGTCGGCGGGCGCCGCTTCGGCACTGTTGCCGCAGGTTCTCGCGAAATTCCGCGCAGGCCACCCCGAGATCGACATCGACATGCGCGACGTCGCCGCCGACGACCTCGTTCCGCGCCTGATCGCAACCGATGCCGAGTTCGCGATCGGCAGCGTCGAGGGTGAGTTCGCGGAGATGACGATCGAGACGCTGACCCGCGGACGGCTGAGCGCGATCGGCCGTCGCACCGCCGACTTCGCCGCGCGGCGCGCGCTGACATGGGACGAGCTGGCGCAGCTTCCGACCATCGCGATGCGCCGCGAGACGCGAATCCGCATGCAGATCGACCAGGCCCTCGGTGCGCAGGGCAAGCGCCTTTCTCCGACCTATGAGGTCACGCTGATCAACACCGCGCTCGCCATGACCGCACAGGGCCTCGGCCTCGCCATCCTCCCCGCGACGATGCTGCCAGCCGACCAATTCCCGACACTGATCGCAAGACCGCTGATACGCCCGGCGATCACCCGCCCGGTGTCGCTGCTGCAGCGTCAGGGACGGACGCTGTCGCCGGCGGCGCAGGCGTTTGTGGCGACGGCGCGGATGGTGCTGGCGGGGCCGTGA